In Sesamum indicum cultivar Zhongzhi No. 13 linkage group LG1, S_indicum_v1.0, whole genome shotgun sequence, the sequence AAACCTTATGAAGCCATTCATATTATTGGGCAACAAAAACATCTTGTCTGTCAACCAAGAACAGAATTACTCATTATCTCCTCGTCTGGgtagaattacataaaataaagtttaagagagaaaatgagagagGGGTGGACGGAGGGATTCATTCTTATCATCTAGCACGCAAGGCCACAATCTGcttatttctgtttttctgCAATCTCCTTCAGTTTTTCCTTCAATTCACCAGTCTGCACGACAAACTAGAGTTAGAGTTCTTTACATGGAAGGAAGACCCACTAAATGAACAATCCAGGCAGGAAAAGAGAGTAGAAGAAATTGAAAACCTGATGCATGTTAAGAATGATATCAGATCCTCCAACAAACTCCCCattgataaatatttgagGGAATGTCGGCCAGTGGCTGCAGCAAAATGACTCATGTTAGTGCAAAagataatttctgaaaaagaaTTCCATTCTATTAGTTCTGTGTAAATATTGTCTATGGCATAACCATAAGTatctaaaaaatcaaataaccAATTAACTGCTCAACATAAATCCTTGTGCTGATAAAATCAGATAAAGAACACTTGGGCCTGGAAAACGAGGTAATTACTTTACCGAActttatcataatttcatcCATAGAGAAGCACTGAAGAAACACAAACGTTGATTTGACACTAAGCTAATAATGTACTGAACTTGAGCAACAGCTTCACTTTGGACAATTGGCCCCAAGAAGCATTAGTCACTTACTAAACAAAGAGCTACTCCTGAATTGACGTCTTTTATTCTAAGCTAAAAATGATCTTACAGAGCTAAGTCTTTTAATTGTGCTTTTATCTCCTTGTTTAGATAAACAAACAGCTATATCTCTATTCAAGTGAACATGGCATGCGGCATGCCTGGAACAAAGAGCTCACATTCTTAAACGTCATAGCTTATAGAGTAACTTTTTGTACAAATGTTTCCACGAAGCTAAAAATTATCATACAGAGCTAAGTCTTTTAATTGTGCTTTTATCTCCTTGTTTAGGTAAACAAATAGCTACATCTGTATTCAAGTGAACATGGCATGCGGCATGCCTGGAACAAAGAGCTCACATTCTTAAACGTCATAGCTTATAGCATGGCATGCGGCATGCCTGGAACAAAGAGCTCACATTCTTAAACGTCATAGCTTATAGAGTAACTTTTTGAACAAATGTTTCCACGAAGCTAAAAATTATCATACATATTGTGCTTTTGTCTCCTTGTTTAGATAAACAAATAGCTACATCTCTATCCAAGTGAACATGGCATGCGGCATGCCTGGAACAAAGAGCTCACATTCTTAAACGTCATAGCTTATAGAGTAACTTTTTGTACAAATGTTTCCCCGAAGCTAAAAATGATCTTACAGAGCTAAGTCTTTTAATTGTCCTTTTACCTCCTTGTTTAGATAAACAAATAGCTACATCTCTATTCAAGTGAACATGGCATGCGGCATGCCTGGAATAAAGAGCCCACGTTGTTAAATGTCATAGCTTATAGAGTAACTTTTTGTACAAATGTTTCCACAAATACATTGTTTTCTACTAAGCACATCGACAATCAACATTATTTGGATCATAAACTTCCATTTCAATGACAATTAGCAAAAATTTCATCCATATTGAGCAAAGGAATTTCTGATATCATTTATAAGAACTTTGTTCCTTACTTCCTTGATAACAAAATCTAAGAGACTTTAATAATTTACGCCATGTTCAGGATTCATAAAGCCATTGGGTGAGGGAAATGCTCCAAAACCATGAAGCTCAAACTGCAATTGGACTCCAAGCTTCTAGGTCAAAATGGGTATCCAGCCGGTTGCATATAAGTTACTTGAACCCCCTTATAAGATGATTAATATTTCTGTTCATGCTATAGAACCAAAGTACTTTTGTAGAGTCAGAATActtatgaataatattaatgattcaGCATTTATCGGATAATTTACTGATGTGCACATCACATATACTCCCAACAGTTCTCCTTTTTCTGTATCAGACACAACAAGGGATAACATACCTGAAGGATTTTACTGCAGTCTTTAGCTCAGGATCTTCCAAAATATTTCTCGCACTTAGAGAAACATCTGTAGAACCATATACACAAACCagtcatatataatatttgcatGGCAGTAAAAGACAAGCATTCCATGTGAATACTATCATAAACTTCGACCAATCATTTCAGAGATGCATACTAGACTAAAAACCAAGTTCAGCACcaagtcaaaattttaagggtaaaatacactttgcccctctaactattttttatgtaacaTTTATCCccctaaactaacaaatatacACTTACCCCctataactaaatttttttataacattgcccttatattatatatatatatatacagttcAAAGAATTTCTCTTTCTAACAACTttgcattttaagtttaattaaaactttcttaattggaaaaaatatcttttaattataataaagtaatatataattagtgaatttaaatagtttggattttgttatatttttacaaactcaaagttaagtaataaatgaatacaaaaatatagaaaaaaaattcattaaaatattttattaattgggtaataaaattaagttattaactatttattcttttagataaaaagaTCAATTAAATGGTCTTTTGAATATAGTTTCTTTAAACAAtacgataaaatatttatatttattcatttttctctaaaaatatttaacttttggttaagcacatatatttcttaatttcttttctccttccaTGGTACCTAGACACTTTGAATCAAGGCTAGATCGAGCACGCGACGCGCATAGTCTTAAGTCCAagtggttatattatatttgttgtgtatctactatatatattaatttatactcgatgtttaatttaaattctttccttattaaataaaaataatttgatgatgatttaatgtgcaaaatactaaaatatatcgagaataatACTCTCCAGGGGGGTAAACTGTATTTTAcccaaattttagaaaagctTGGGGCACAAGGATGAGTGTAAAACACAAGCTTTATACAGAACTTCCATCAAACAAAACTCAACTCGTGTACCCATCACTCCCACACACTCCTCGAAGAAACCTTGAATTAAGTATAAAAGTTTGGGCCGACACGGAAGACTGatctaacaaattaaataaaacgaAAAGTACAGGCATGCAATAAGTAACTTACTATATTCTTTCAAGACCCTCACTGCAAGCGCGCTGAAACCACATCGAGGAAGATCAGGCACCCCTTTCATGTAAATCATAACAGGGTTTTCCTTCACATCCTATAAATAAGAGATTAAATCAAGTAATCAACTAAAAGATGCTGATccaaaatttatctaaaagaagaaatagcAACTCTAGAAAGCAGggctattaaaatatatcacttAGGCAAATAAGAGAATAACGTAATTAGCATCCTCAAACTTTTTGATAACAAAGTCTCATTCTTCAGTGAACCAGATTCAAAAATGTCGTAGAAGTTTTGGATAACAATGGTACTCACCTGCTCAACAATTTCTTTCAAGGAGACACTAGAATTCTCAATTTTACTGGTGGGCCTAAAATCTTCATGGGTATCAGGATCATTAGGCACAGTAGTTGAAAAGCGTAGTATTCCCTGGTACAAGGAGTCGCAAATAAAACACAGTACTAATTAAGTATGAAaacaacttttttaaaataaaaaagaaagaaactccTGCAAGAAGGCTGTATGCTGGTGGGTATAGTAGTCAGTGGTGCATGGCGCACGGCACAGAGCGCACCTTTTCAAAGGATGGcgcaaatataagaaataatttatataattagtattactTTGACTAGATTAATGTATAAGtacatataaaacaacaaattcaacataacaaaacttcatataattaaaatgaccAATGTTGAAACCTTGAAGGATAGCAAAATTCCTAAAGATTACATTAATCTActcaaaataatactaattatataaatatatagattattgcTTATATTTGCGTCATCCTTCTAAAAGGCGTGTGCCGTGTTGTGCGCCATGACTCCAGAAGCCCTTGGAGCCATTATGCGGCGTGCGCCACTTAATACTATGGAAATGGAAATTTTTTCCTTACCAGCAGCACGCTGGAACGTGCTTAACGAACTAAAAAAAGGGATAAAGAACAATATACACACTAAAATGCCTAGAAAACAGACATATCATATGGTGTCAGTAGactgaaaattaatattcatttagtGTAAGCATCAAATTTTACATGATTGGCAAACTTAGCCTCACCTAGAAAATGCAAATAAGTGACTTTCATTTTCTCATCATGAGCCTGCTGGCACCATACTTAGAAGAACTATTAGACACAAACAATTAAATGCCTATAAGATAGAACACATCACACGGCATTAGATGCTCAAAACAAACATAAGTTTTGGAACATATAAAATCTGGGAAGTAGAAAGCAACAAGAGTAATGAACTTACACTCGAGCCAGCAGATGGCAGTGCTGAAATGCGCTTACAAATTATATGAGCCAATGATCTTGCCATTTTTTTGTACTAAGGTTAGTATCAGTCTCTGAAAGCTGCATTACAAATCCAATTAATAGAAAGAGCCAAAAATTCGAGGGATCTAGAAGCACTCCTAACATGAAAAAGTAGAGTGTATTTTCAATTAGAACTGAGTAATGTATGAAATTCATTAtctgaaataagaaaattcttAATGTAAATAGAACGCCAAATGTTCAATACTTCAATCATTACAAGATAAAGGTACAATCTACAATTTAGTAGCACAAACATCAGCCAGAAACATGAAATAACATAccaaagaatttatgtggaaTTCTGTGTATTGATGTATTTGTAATAAGGATCTCATAAGATCCAGAGATTCCAGAggaaatagaataaaaataagaaagaaactgAAGTAGATATTACTGAGTGTGTCATTTCAAACAGACTAATAAGAAAGCACCCTCCCAAGTGTTAGCTTTACAGAAAGAATAGTTTTGCAATAAGTACAGCAATTTCAGGAATTTCCAAGCGAATTAGCTATTTGTTTCAGTAAATTGAGTGTTATTTTAGTACACTCAACATTTATTTCAGCAAATTATGCATTTATTTCAGTAAACACAACAATGTTTCAGCATATTTAGGAATTCTTAAGCGGATTTAAGCATTTATTTCCGTAAACTCAGCACTATTTTATTGCACCATCATGCCACGTGAACTCGGCAATGTTTTTGCATATTCAGAAACCCCGCCCTTCGTTTCAGCATATTCAGGATGCACCTTATTAGAAAATTCACAAACTTAAGTAATAACCCCCCACCTATTTTAGCACAAAGATTCaataaattcttataaataGCCGTAAAAGCAACCGTGTCTCAAGTCaacagagaaagaaggatTACCTGGAAGCCGCACTCGTCGTTGTACTCGTTGCCGACTTGCCTTTGTTGTCTTGTAGCCGTGAATTTGGGGGTTAGGGTTTTCAGAGAATGATTTggggaaaaagagaaagagagaaagaagaaggaagaagattttctttcaaaagaaCGATAAAGTTAtaaacagagagagagaaatagatGGGTAATGGGTTTGactttttgtattattctaattattattattattctaattattattattattattattattactactactactagtaactacttttattattattattattattattattactactactattattattattattactactactactactactattattattattattattttaaatcataagatcgtatcataaaatttttacatagatataattgaaattaatatatgttcacaatttgcaaaatttatatatttataaatgttaatatgacattgatgtaactatcatgttacattattgaaaaaataggtTAATCgaaccatcaaaattcagatcagaccgttagatatgataaaacttacaaaaaaatacgtttggtaaagttttagacttattggatatacggatgtcgagatatcgtactcgaaacataagagtaatcattcaataCGGTGTATCGTtcaatcaggccatgtgattttaaatcataccttctgatatgatctaatgtgCACAATCTtgtatatgtttaaatttcgtatgaatcaggtgcccagattttaagatatcataattattgattaaactttttaatctcattatttatataataaaataataattaaaatttttcaaccatcatcatcatcatcatcatcatcatcatcatcatcatcatcataagtgaattacttgtcaatttaaaagatattaacgtaatacaaatatatattaaaataaaacataaagactaaagttctatatatcatattaaataataattttaattataaaagatattataatttactaagttgttgattaaatttatttttgtataaagattaaatgtataaataaaagtaccataatttattattatccaaaataaaatgtatgatcttaattaataattataatatatggtcaatttatattataaaattgatcaaatataaaatatatatattaaaataaaacataaagactaaagttctatatatcatattaaataataattttaattataaaagatattataatctactaagttgttgattaaatttatttttgtataaaaattaaatatataaataaaagtaccataatttattattatccaaaataaaatgtatgatcttaattaataattataatatatggtcaatttatattataaaattgatcaaatataaaatataaaactaaatatataaaaaattcaaaaaaaaataaaaaatataagaaacccaactcgagctcgagctcgaatttttcgagctcgagtcgagctcaaaGTCGAGCCGGCTAGCCGAGCtcgcgagccggctcgactcgCCTGCCACCCCTAAATGGTGCTAGTAATTTAACTTCAAGATTTGCAACATGAAACGTAGAAAAATTTCCAAATTCAATACCAAGAGTTTCTCTAAACTAGTCTAGTACAGCTGAAAACACATGTGCGACTAAAATAAACATTGTTCGTGACAATCTACTGAAaggagaaacaagaaatatagAGTTAACAGTACTGCATTTGTGGAGCATACATCAGAATCATCTAAAGGTATACTGAATACCCAAAATGTACAACTGAAAAAGTCAAATCTACTAAAACAAATCACAGTATTATGTTCTCTTTCTATGTTAGTAGTCACtcttgtatgtatataatcaGATGATGcaacacaaattttaaaatttagaacttaatatataattaaaaatggataaaatgaTTGATATAAGTGAAagtggaaaataaatatatataaaaaaaatgttgcaCACAATTTATCTAGTAacattacaagaaaatgaaggttTTAGGGAAGTTTAATTTCAAGATGCTATTATTTGCAATATGTTGGCACATGCTTCATCGACGGCATCGCAATACCCATCGTTCTATGTTAAATATTTCTGGTATAGCTCCTTTGCGATAGCAAAGGCATTGCCCTGGGCCGTTACAGGGTAAAGCTCCGTTCCTGCTTGCCACTTGTTTGAGTATGCAATCCACTCTTCTCTCCAATCCTCCAActtaaattcttctttttcttctaagCTTTTTAGCAAACGCTTAAAATACATGGCCGCCCGTGGAAGGTAGTATGCTTCTAATAGTCCGGCCCAGAACTTATTTGCTGATGCAAACCACACCAAATTAGTGATGACTGAAGTTCAACAAAGAAAAGTtgaaacaacaaagaaaaaaatggaaagaaatgaCGTACCATAGTCGTGAAGCTTGCTTTGCACATATTTAGTGTTGTCGTACCACATAGTTACTTGCGTCCTTGCGTTCCACTCATACTAAATAGTTAAGAAAACTTGATTAAgataaagaagagaaattcTCTGTCATGTTCAAATGAATGCTCAATTGACTAAGTTGTGTGAAAGAGTTCTACACACAACGAATAGAACAATGACAGCCACAAAGAGAAGAGAACAAAGAAAGATATGTCAATTTCTTCTATTACTATAGTAGTAAACTCATCAAGAACAACAGTACACGTAATCTATAGTTTGTATCATCAAATCTCAACAActtaaagtgatttttttcagtttaaagTAAAATGAGACACTGAATATAGGGAGCAGCATGTTGAAAATATGTAGTCCAAGAAGCAACGACATGCCAAATTAGAATAAACTTGTATCAAGTGATTGAATCACCAAAGAGGGGGATGAATAAAAGATATTCCAACCTGGTTCGTCTCTTCTGCATTCACCGACAGTTTTTTTGCACTTTCAAGCCAAGTGCCAAGTAGAAAATTGTCATCCGCAGCAAGAAGTGTATCGATGTCTTTGGTGAGTTGTAGAAATTTCAGACTATGAAAACTTAAAGCTTTTGGGTCCTTATCCCGGAAAGCATGTATTGCATTCAAATATACCTCATTGGCAAGCTTTGAGAGCGACTGTCTTGTTAAgtcaaccaaatcatacctGCAGGTGATAAGAAATGCAACTTTTAGGATGTCTATATCTCGAAAATACTACAAACTGAGTCAAGTACTCCAAAGTCCAAACAAGACCTGAACTGAAGCAAAATAGCCTTTCTAAGTTTCAGCTAGTGCCCAAAATTGCAGCAGCTGCATTTCTTGTCAGGTTACAACAAACAGGAATTATTATTGGGAAGTGCTTCATAAGCTAATCCTTAGATGTCACTCCCAAACTTGTCTCAGAACATAAGAACACAGTCTCTGACCATTTCAAATTTCCAATCAGAAAACAAATTCAGTATGTACATTTGTGTTTAACGAGGCAACAAAAGAGAAACTTGATCCGGTGCCAGAGAACGTAATGGCATGACTATGCAAAGTAATGTTAGCCAGCACACCAACAATCTTTTGCATTGGCTAGTGCATGGAAGTAAGGGGAAGATTCTTCTTTTCTAGAATATCCAAGAGTAATGCACTGGATATGACATAAAGTTGTAGTATCATAATTGCAATATCTAGGAGTCTCCTTGGATTCCTCTTGGAGAGAGTTCCAAACAGTCATTCTCCATTGaaggataaaaaatgactTCTACCATCAAAGTTTGTAACCAAGCATTTATGCGTTCAAAGTGCAACACAAGTCATCTTACGTTACAAATTACAAGTCTGACATGTGTGAGTTTTACGTTCCTTCACGCACGAACGTAACCAAAAGGGGCCTGACTTGGCTAAAACAAAAGGAGTGGCCTCGACGAAGTTAATTGTGAGACAGTACATGAAAAAAGTAAGTCCGTGACTCATAGCTTAGTCAAAAAGTTTCCCGTGTCCTTCGCCATTagaagatataatttttaccttCCATTTTGGAAGTAACTTTAACAAAGTTCGGAGTTGGGTCTATAGGAATTTGGACTACAGACAGTTAGTATTATGCACATACTACTATAAAGAGGGATATGGCAGGCTTCCAGCGAAAAGTTATATTTCCCTATTGTTGAAGCTGTATTTACTTGCACCATTTAGTTATTTCTTTGATGATATTAAGTATAACTCTTTTTAGGAATGGCACAGATCAAgagaaaagtaaaatttcGATAGCAATGAAGCAGATAACTTGCACCTTCTAGTTATTTCTTTGACCAAATTTAGCACCATTTTTCCAATAAAgatatccttttcttttcatcaaaTGATAATAACATGTTAACAAAGAACTAGCACAAGCAAGTATGATATATTCAGTTGGCATGTTTCACTGCACAAGGAGATCGATAACAACCCACAGGTCTTCAGACTAGAATAATAGTCGCCTAAGTATGTCCTGAAAGCTGTCGTTTTATATGTCTTCCAGACACCACGATTCAAGAAGTTACATAGGAGAATTTTCATTAATGCATCAGCAAGTACTAGTGATATCAGTCCTGATGTTCATATACAAGAATTTGGAGTGAAAACCATGAATTTTAACATCTTCCCAGTACTCCACGTGACGTTATTTCCATAGTAGCCACGTGGATCATTTAACTGAAAGATATACTTCTACCCTATAGCTTTCTGTATATATTGGAAGGGTTTAAGCATTTTGTTCACATCAGTGATTCAGGACAGTAATTCGTGAATAAGGAAGGCAATAAATTCTACCTGTATGTGGGAATTCCAGCAAGTTCATCTCCTGCATCAAGGAATAGCTTCAAGGCACTAACAGCATCCTGATTGTTATACCATAGATGAGGACGAGGCAAGGTAGAGCTCGTCTCACGAAGAAAGAACCTTCTCTGCTGTTGTATACCCGCAAGTTTATGTCTCTGATTGATTTCAGATCTACCATGCTGGTTGTTTACAGATGGATCCCAGTCAGGAAATTTAACTATGTAGTCTGTGTTGTGGTCCTGCATGAagttaattttcaaacaaattaatttcagtGAACTTCATGGAGAAATAATCAACTGCTCGATAATGCATAGCGAATGATACATTATCTGGTATTAGTTGGTAAAGCACACTTGATGTTGTgccaaaaaaaatgagaattagtGAGATGCAATCTGCTTAATCCTACAGTGGATGCTGATCTCATAACAATGCCTCATTCAGTATTCCAATTCAGACAGAAAACTTCATTCATATCATCCAAGTGGGAGGCAAACCTAAAATTTGGTATCAGTCAGCCAAGACACAAGAAATGATATGGCGGACCACAAGGAAAATCAAATAGAGAAAACACCGTGGTTTGGCCACATCTGATATCCTATTCCCCTTTCTGGGGAACCCTGATCCATACATTTGCGGGATACAGATAACAAGCCACAACTGGAGACAGAATTGTTCCCAAAAATGCCACATATTGCCATCTAACCTATATGGGCCAAGTTTTGGTTGCTAATACAGTGCCTGGCTTCATATCCTCGacaatttttatcctttattagCATTATTTTCTGAATGCTGAAACCAAAATAGGATCCTATAAGTTGTAGTTTAGATGGACCTGATATATCAAACAGACTAGATATAATTGGAAGAGCCTGCTCTAACACAGTGAAGTTGCCAAAAGCTTATGAGTAACCATAGGTAATGTCTCACTAATCTGAAACAATGAACATTTCTCAACTTTTTCTGCTAAGTAAAACATTTAACAcatatattatctaattatattgcTTTATGTGATACCAGAGACATTACCTTggagaaaataacaaaagaagagAATACATGCAACCAGTCcttttaaaacaaaacataagGAGTCAAAGTAGTACAGCATTTGGAGTAATTTGCCACATActcctaatttttattttttttttatatggagacactaaaaaaagttaacaatataaaagaacacagaaaagaaataataactTCTGATAGTTTCAGCAATATAAAATGCAGGATTCATTAATGGTGGTGGTGATGAGAGCGTATTACTACAGAGAAACATAACTGCATAAGCCTCAGTACGGAACAAGGATATTCAGAGTAACGAATATCTTTATTACCCAATAAGGAGACTGTCAAACATATCAAAATTGACTAATTAATAGAAAAGTACCGCAATTCCATCAGTGCAGTTATATATTGTGCGATGAAGAATTTTCCATGCAGCCTCAACTTGTTGAACAGATTTACCATATCGTCTGCGAGAATAGGTTGTCAACCATTCCTGCAAGTCATGTTGAGAACCTTATGAAGTAAGAAGTGTCGGCAGCTAAGAAGGGCTGCAAAATTCTCTAGATTAAAATGATGATGCCAAAGTCATATGCAGATACCATCCTAGTTAATCTAGAAAAGAGAGAATAGTTCAAACCATTGAGAGAACTGATTGAGTGCCCAAAACACACAGTCAATATGTCATAAGTCAGCTTAAGCCTTTAGTGCAAGACCTCGATAATTTAAAACACGTTGGATTCATTTCAGAGGCTTCTCAGTTTGTAAGCATGACTATAAGCCTATTGCATGCAACGGATGTACATACTGCTTTGCAACATTTCACAAAAGGTCAAAAGATTGTACAAAAACTGTATGTACAAGAATACTGTAATGCTTGCAGGATGAATTATGCAGCAAAGTCATGGAAACACCTTGAAACATGGAATGAAGCATAAGATTTATCTTCCAAGCAGGATAAATCGTAGCCAGTTTCTACTGGGGCTACTTGGTACTAAACTATCAGAACTGGCCCATTCTGATTGGTAAAATGAGAACACAACTATTACCTCAAGTTGCAATGGATCACTTCGAAATGCCATTTCAGCCATCAGCTCATACACAACGGGATTTTGTTCTATTCCTTCCATACACATGCCAACACCAATCTGTCCTGAAAGAAGATAATTAGAATACCATAACAGAAATTGAAGCCGAAACAAGTTCCACAAAAAGACaacattttctcaaaatctTAGATGTCCATGTTACTCTGAGTATATCATCACCAGAAGGATAACAGACAAAGGCCTTTAGTATCTGGGTAAAGCTCATAACTTCCACGAATTATTCTGTTTAGTGTGTTAGGCTTGCTATATGAGAAATAGTTCTATCAGGATAAGCACAGTGATgatttaatataagaaatggCCAAATACTGATTCTCAAAATTACAAGGGTTATGCAATATGCATAATGCAAGTTCTTCTGCACCGATTAGCTACtaagatattttaatgaaatctTGCTCGCTTGCCCATTGCTATGTAGCAGgtcctttctctttttatctacaaataaatgaaagcaATAATTGAAACCAAGTTATACCACTAGCTGACTAAGGATCCTGGTAGAGTGCAATAAAGAGTGTAACAAGCTCTATCACGACGCACGCAATCCTAGTTGACGGTAGTAGAAGTTCCCCTTAGGTAGCgtataatatagtatataacttgtaaaaggataaaatatgTCTGGATTTGTCGAGACACTTGGAATCAAGGAAATTTTCAGAATGTTATATACTCCAGTACTCTTACTAAGGCTCATTCAACAAACTTCTGAGATGTTAGGACAAGTTTGGGAAGATTAGTTTGGAGTTCGGCAGAGAGCCTGAATAATTTCTTCAATGTAAAGATACTCACTCAAAGTATTGGGCTTCACATTTTAtggataataattataatactcaTGCTGTACA encodes:
- the LOC105169307 gene encoding monothiol glutaredoxin-S15, mitochondrial, whose amino-acid sequence is MARSLAHIICKRISALPSAGSSGILRFSTTVPNDPDTHEDFRPTSKIENSSVSLKEIVEQDVKENPVMIYMKGVPDLPRCGFSALAVRVLKEYNVSLSARNILEDPELKTAVKSFSHWPTFPQIFINGEFVGGSDIILNMHQTGELKEKLKEIAEKQK
- the LOC105169317 gene encoding alpha-N-acetylglucosaminidase isoform X2, which produces MPWNYYQNVVTSSYSYVWWDWERWEKEIDWMALQGVNLPLAFTGQEAIWQKVFAEFNISKQDLTNFFGGPAFLAWARMGNLHGWGGPLMQNWLNKQLILQKQILSRMMELGMTPVLPSFSGNVPAALKTIFPKANISRLGDWNTVDGDPRWCCTYLLDPSDPLFIEIGEAFMKHQIKEYGDVTDIYSCDTFNENSPPTSDPTYISSLGSAVYKAMSTVDKDAVWLMQGWLFYSDSVFWKPPQMKALLHSVPFGKMIVLDLFADVKPIWKSSSQFYDTPYIWCMLHNFGGNIEMYGILDAVASGPIDARVSKNSTMIGVGMCMEGIEQNPVVYELMAEMAFRSDPLQLEEWLTTYSRRRYGKSVQQVEAAWKILHRTIYNCTDGIADHNTDYIVKFPDWDPSVNNQHGRSEINQRHKLAGIQQQRRFFLRETSSTLPRPHLWYNNQDAVSALKLFLDAGDELAGIPTYRYDLVDLTRQSLSKLANEVYLNAIHAFRDKDPKALSFHSLKFLQLTKDIDTLLAADDNFLLGTWLESAKKLSVNAEETNQYEWNARTQVTMWYDNTKYVQSKLHDYANKFWAGLLEAYYLPRAAMYFKRLLKSLEEKEEFKLEDWREEWIAYSNKWQAGTELYPVTAQGNAFAIAKELYQKYLT